In Spirochaeta thermophila DSM 6578, the following proteins share a genomic window:
- the nspC gene encoding carboxynorspermidine decarboxylase, translating to MREGAFQGFDPQAVPSPCFVVDRDAVEENLKILDRVQRESGARVLLALKGFAMWSLAPLVSSYLSGTCASGVWEARLGRECFGGIVSTYGPAYKEEEVRELLTLTDHLIFNSFAQWERFRSLLGTAPRRVEAGIRVNPERSGAPAAIYDPSGPNSRLGVVRSRFRPELLDGISGLHFHTLCEQNVDALETVLQAFEERFGEFVPRMRWVNWGGGHHITRPDYDVDRLIDLVKDFRSRYGVDVYLEPGEAIALGTGVLVAEVVDIVENGMRIAVLDTSATTHMPDVLEMPYRPEVWGAGLPGERPYTYRLGGVSCLAGDVIGDYSFDRPLEVGDRLVFDDMAHYTMVKTTTFNGVKLPSIGIWSSKEQSFTLVRSFGYEEFKRRLS from the coding sequence ATGAGAGAGGGGGCGTTCCAGGGGTTCGATCCGCAGGCGGTCCCGAGCCCGTGCTTCGTGGTGGACCGCGATGCGGTGGAGGAGAATCTCAAGATCCTCGACAGGGTGCAGAGGGAGAGCGGGGCGCGGGTGCTCCTCGCCCTGAAGGGGTTCGCGATGTGGAGCCTCGCGCCTCTCGTCTCGTCGTACCTCTCCGGCACCTGTGCCTCTGGGGTGTGGGAAGCCCGGCTGGGGAGGGAGTGTTTCGGGGGGATCGTCTCCACCTACGGTCCTGCCTACAAAGAAGAGGAAGTGCGGGAACTCCTCACCCTCACCGACCACCTGATCTTCAATTCCTTCGCCCAGTGGGAGCGGTTCAGATCCCTCCTCGGGACGGCTCCCCGCCGGGTGGAGGCGGGGATCAGGGTGAACCCCGAGCGCTCGGGGGCCCCTGCCGCCATCTACGATCCCTCGGGCCCCAACTCACGGCTTGGGGTGGTGCGCAGCCGGTTCAGGCCTGAGCTCCTCGACGGGATCAGCGGGCTCCACTTCCACACCCTCTGTGAACAGAACGTGGACGCCCTGGAGACGGTGCTCCAGGCCTTTGAAGAGCGGTTTGGCGAGTTCGTGCCCCGCATGAGGTGGGTGAACTGGGGAGGGGGACACCACATCACCCGGCCCGACTATGACGTGGACAGGCTCATCGACCTGGTGAAGGACTTCAGATCCCGCTACGGGGTCGACGTCTATCTGGAGCCCGGTGAAGCCATCGCCCTGGGGACGGGGGTGCTCGTCGCCGAGGTGGTCGACATCGTCGAGAACGGGATGCGGATCGCGGTGCTCGATACCTCGGCGACCACCCACATGCCCGATGTGCTCGAGATGCCCTACCGGCCCGAGGTGTGGGGCGCGGGACTCCCCGGCGAGAGGCCGTACACCTACCGCCTCGGTGGTGTCTCGTGCCTCGCCGGCGATGTGATAGGGGACTACAGCTTCGACAGGCCCCTCGAGGTGGGCGACCGCCTCGTGTTCGACGACATGGCCCACTACACCATGGTGAAGACCACCACCTTCAACGGTGTGAAGCTCCCCTCGATCGGGATATGGAGTTCGAAGGAGCAGTCCTTCACCCTCGTCCGTTCGTTCGGGTATGAGGAGTTCAAGCGGCGCCTCTCGTAA
- a CDS encoding sensor histidine kinase: MRGWAWVLLALVLFLLLWVVATGVVVTVYDRVEGALMSSIEGVKGRFSDEDARLLGGVLEGVRLLQERRRVEVLRTMFAVLAGEVVLSGLVVFFYVGRVRGPVLELARLMEEFRGGEVPAGGGVYEVRRLVAAYTGMLRRLERYEQEVGDLARFRGWKEMARVCVHEVRNLLSPVRMVVEQGLSVGEGLCGERLGFVLRKLGEVDGVLARLRDLAHLPEARPGRVVVGEVVREVVGEFPGMGCEVCGEVVVRADGVLLAEVVRNLCANARDTGALAGVRVWSEGDEGVVEVWDRGPGIPEEEQERVWEPGVSGKEGGMGLGLALVRLLVGEMGGRVVMWSRVGEGTRVEVRLPGWEGV; encoded by the coding sequence GTGAGGGGATGGGCGTGGGTGCTGTTGGCGCTGGTGCTCTTCCTCCTCCTCTGGGTGGTGGCAACGGGGGTGGTGGTGACGGTGTACGATCGGGTGGAGGGTGCGCTCATGTCTTCGATAGAAGGTGTGAAGGGGCGGTTCTCGGATGAGGATGCGCGTCTTCTCGGCGGGGTGCTCGAGGGGGTGCGGCTCCTGCAGGAGCGCAGAAGGGTGGAGGTGCTTCGGACGATGTTCGCGGTGCTCGCCGGTGAGGTGGTGTTGAGTGGGCTTGTGGTCTTCTTCTATGTGGGGAGGGTGCGGGGGCCGGTGTTGGAGCTCGCCCGGCTCATGGAGGAGTTCCGCGGGGGCGAGGTGCCGGCGGGAGGGGGGGTGTACGAGGTGAGGCGGCTCGTTGCGGCCTATACGGGGATGCTCCGGAGGCTCGAGCGGTACGAGCAGGAGGTGGGGGATCTGGCGCGGTTCAGGGGCTGGAAGGAGATGGCGCGGGTCTGCGTCCACGAGGTGCGGAACCTCCTCTCGCCGGTCCGTATGGTGGTGGAGCAGGGGCTCTCCGTAGGGGAGGGGCTCTGCGGGGAGCGGTTGGGGTTCGTGCTCCGCAAGCTGGGCGAGGTGGACGGGGTGCTCGCCCGCCTGCGCGACCTGGCGCACCTGCCGGAGGCGAGGCCCGGTCGGGTGGTGGTGGGCGAGGTGGTGAGGGAGGTGGTGGGGGAGTTTCCGGGGATGGGGTGCGAGGTGTGTGGGGAGGTGGTGGTGCGTGCGGATGGGGTGCTCCTCGCCGAGGTGGTGCGCAACCTGTGTGCGAACGCGAGAGATACGGGGGCGCTGGCAGGGGTGAGGGTGTGGAGTGAGGGGGATGAGGGGGTGGTGGAGGTGTGGGACAGGGGGCCGGGGATCCCGGAGGAGGAGCAGGAGCGGGTCTGGGAGCCGGGGGTGAGCGGAAAGGAGGGGGGGATGGGGCTCGGACTGGCGCTGGTGCGGCTCCTGGTGGGGGAGATGGGGGGGAGGGTGGTGATGTGGTCGCGTGTGGGAGAGGGGACGCGGGTGGAGGTGCGGCTTCCCGGATGGGAGGGGGTATGA
- a CDS encoding omptin family outer membrane protease, producing the protein MPRFRVFVWLVSVGVGGLFALDGWGFSSSLETSWFTGEAHELVYQKWDEGDHLLSRLVWPAEGWLLEAEAGLSWWRVGIEGWYAFLVGGREPGAWMEDYDYMNLGDPDPTHFSTHPVELGPYREIGGGLSFRIVDRKTVTVSLGAGWQYLHRYWSARDGYSQYPSGVGDSYDPSSGTGWPYPEWTGDEPKSSFDGEVITYEQEVMGPMLLFRCGMRPFAWLGVDSSVMWSPYPLAVTLDEHLLRDLLFLDHMAGGMLLDVEGEFEVFLWKGLSLYGRGWYRLVSMAKGDSYFKEDGTWYRAADGKSGMESTEWGLGMGMRVMVE; encoded by the coding sequence ATGCCTCGATTCCGCGTGTTCGTGTGGCTTGTGAGTGTGGGGGTGGGTGGGCTCTTTGCCCTTGACGGCTGGGGCTTCTCGTCCTCTCTTGAGACCTCGTGGTTCACCGGCGAGGCCCACGAGCTGGTCTACCAGAAGTGGGACGAGGGGGATCACCTCCTCAGCCGGCTCGTGTGGCCGGCGGAAGGCTGGCTCCTCGAGGCAGAGGCCGGCCTCTCCTGGTGGAGGGTGGGGATCGAGGGCTGGTATGCCTTCCTCGTGGGTGGCCGTGAGCCCGGTGCGTGGATGGAGGACTACGACTACATGAACCTGGGGGATCCCGATCCCACGCACTTTTCCACCCACCCTGTGGAGCTGGGCCCGTACCGCGAGATAGGAGGGGGCCTCTCGTTCCGGATCGTGGACCGGAAGACGGTGACCGTCTCATTGGGAGCGGGGTGGCAGTACCTCCACCGATATTGGTCGGCCCGTGACGGTTACTCCCAGTACCCGAGTGGGGTGGGGGACTCCTATGATCCTTCTTCCGGTACGGGGTGGCCCTACCCCGAGTGGACAGGGGATGAGCCGAAGTCTTCTTTCGACGGCGAGGTCATCACCTATGAGCAGGAGGTGATGGGGCCGATGCTCCTCTTCCGGTGCGGGATGAGGCCTTTTGCCTGGCTCGGGGTCGATTCTTCGGTGATGTGGTCGCCGTATCCTCTTGCCGTGACCCTTGATGAACACCTGCTTCGCGATCTTCTCTTCCTCGATCACATGGCAGGGGGTATGCTCCTGGATGTGGAGGGTGAGTTCGAGGTCTTCCTGTGGAAGGGTCTGTCCCTCTACGGGAGGGGGTGGTACAGGCTCGTCTCCATGGCAAAGGGGGATTCGTACTTCAAGGAAGACGGGACGTGGTACCGGGCTGCGGACGGGAAGAGCGGTATGGAGAGCACCGAGTGGGGGCTGGGGATGGGGATGCGGGTGATGGTGGAGTGA
- a CDS encoding sigma-54-dependent transcriptional regulator, with protein sequence MTVLVVDDERDVVEGFRMAFPEWEVRGAGSGAEALRVLESEPVDLVFLDVRLGREDGLSLLGRMKERRPELPCVMISAYGTVERAVEALRLGAVDFLEKPLSFEKVRIVAERTASEVFARRVVEQERERYALLGESEAVREVRRLIEKAARVEVPVLVTGESGTGKEHVARLVHLSSRRARGPLVALNCAAVPADLFESEIFGHEKGSFTGAERRRRGRIEEARGGTLFLDEVGELPASQQAKLLRVLETGEYYPVGAERPRRADVRVVCATNRDLEAMVREGSFRADLYYRLGVLRIHIPPLRERREDIPLLAQVFLRRVSEELGQERTFSREALSVLMEGEYPGNVRELQHLVWRAALLSEGPVIGPEVVGKVRDEGRKAFSDDLLFAPRPLGEARREFERAYIAYHLSRCGGNVSRTARELGMAPSNLMRRMRELGMR encoded by the coding sequence ATGACGGTACTGGTGGTGGACGACGAGCGCGACGTGGTGGAGGGGTTCCGCATGGCCTTCCCCGAGTGGGAGGTGAGGGGGGCCGGGTCGGGCGCGGAGGCCTTGAGGGTGCTGGAGTCCGAGCCCGTGGACCTGGTGTTCCTCGACGTGAGGCTCGGGAGGGAGGACGGGCTTTCCCTCCTCGGGCGTATGAAGGAGCGCCGGCCGGAGCTTCCGTGTGTGATGATCTCGGCCTATGGCACGGTGGAGCGGGCGGTGGAGGCCCTGCGGCTGGGCGCGGTGGACTTCCTGGAGAAGCCGCTCTCCTTCGAGAAGGTGAGGATCGTAGCCGAGCGGACCGCGAGCGAGGTCTTCGCCCGAAGGGTGGTGGAACAGGAGAGGGAGCGGTACGCCCTCCTCGGGGAGTCGGAGGCCGTGCGGGAGGTGCGGCGGCTCATCGAGAAGGCGGCCCGGGTGGAGGTCCCCGTGCTGGTCACCGGTGAGAGCGGCACGGGGAAGGAGCACGTGGCGCGGCTCGTGCACCTCTCGAGCAGGAGGGCGAGGGGGCCGCTCGTGGCCCTCAACTGTGCTGCGGTCCCTGCGGATCTCTTCGAGAGCGAGATCTTCGGACACGAGAAGGGGAGCTTCACCGGGGCCGAGAGGCGGCGCAGGGGGAGGATCGAGGAGGCGAGGGGAGGCACGCTCTTCCTGGACGAGGTGGGGGAGCTGCCGGCCTCCCAGCAGGCGAAGCTCTTGCGGGTCCTCGAGACCGGGGAGTACTATCCCGTGGGGGCCGAGAGGCCGCGCAGGGCCGATGTGCGGGTGGTGTGCGCCACAAACAGAGACCTCGAGGCCATGGTGAGGGAAGGGTCGTTCCGCGCAGATCTCTACTACAGATTGGGGGTCTTGAGGATCCACATTCCCCCACTCAGGGAACGGAGGGAGGATATCCCGCTCCTCGCGCAGGTCTTTCTCAGGCGGGTGTCCGAGGAGCTGGGGCAGGAGCGGACCTTCTCCCGTGAGGCCCTCTCGGTGCTCATGGAGGGCGAGTATCCGGGCAATGTGCGGGAGCTCCAGCACCTCGTGTGGCGGGCGGCCCTCCTCTCCGAGGGGCCGGTGATCGGGCCCGAGGTGGTGGGGAAGGTGAGGGATGAGGGGAGGAAGGCCTTCTCGGATGACCTCCTCTTCGCTCCCCGCCCACTCGGCGAGGCGCGGAGGGAGTTCGAACGGGCCTACATCGCCTATCACCTCTCGCGGTGTGGGGGGAATGTCTCCAGGACGGCGCGCGAGCTCGGCATGGCTCCCTCAAACCTCATGAGGAGGATGCGGGAGCTGGGGATGCGTTGA
- a CDS encoding DNA repair helicase XPB translates to MLGPFIVQSDGTILLEVSHPEADEARNAITPFTELLTSPEYIHTYRITPISLWNAASAGLTYDQIAERLSRYARYPVPPTLLDTIRHTLERAGTLTLLPTPSPHTLLLSIRPPASRRELLSYRQLARLLEPSTPDLPPRDDALYVPLIHRGTIKQLLIDLGYPVTDLVPLQEGEPLPLMLRTTTRSSRPFALRPYQEAAVKAFTGDDGPGTGYGTIVMPCGAGKTVVGLALMAHYRTSTLILTPNVAAAHQWIDEILDKTTLTEDQIAEYTGESKDIKPVTVATYHILTWRPDHTQEYYPHFDLFLARNWGLIIYDEVHLLPAPVFRITAELQAKRRCGLTATLVREDGKERHLFALVGPKRYDIPWKDVEAQGWIAEALCYEIRIPLPEDLRLAYIAADQRKKHTIASTNPLKDRVVAALLERHADLPTLIIGQYLNQLERIARTLGLPLITGRTPNRERERLYREFKEGRITRLVVSRVANFSIDLPDAAVAIQVSGTFGSRQEEAQRLGRILRPKHHHAYFYTIVTRDTLEEHFAANRQRFLTEQGYRYQMELWSEDELT, encoded by the coding sequence ATGCTCGGCCCATTCATCGTACAGAGCGACGGCACCATCCTCCTCGAAGTCTCGCATCCCGAGGCCGACGAGGCCCGGAACGCCATCACCCCCTTCACTGAGCTCCTCACCTCCCCAGAGTACATCCACACCTACCGCATCACCCCCATCTCCCTCTGGAACGCCGCCTCTGCAGGCCTCACCTACGACCAGATCGCCGAGCGCCTCTCCCGCTACGCCCGCTACCCCGTGCCCCCCACCCTCCTCGACACTATCCGCCACACCCTCGAACGCGCCGGCACCCTCACCCTCCTCCCCACCCCCTCACCCCACACCCTCCTCCTCAGCATCCGCCCCCCTGCGAGCCGCCGGGAACTCCTCTCCTACCGCCAGCTCGCCCGCCTCCTCGAACCCTCCACACCCGACCTCCCACCCCGAGACGACGCCCTCTACGTGCCCCTCATCCACCGCGGCACCATCAAGCAGCTCCTCATCGACCTCGGCTACCCCGTCACCGACCTCGTCCCCCTCCAGGAAGGCGAACCCCTCCCCCTCATGCTCCGCACCACCACCCGCTCCAGCCGCCCCTTCGCCCTCCGCCCCTACCAGGAAGCCGCGGTCAAGGCCTTCACCGGCGACGACGGACCCGGCACCGGCTACGGCACCATCGTCATGCCCTGCGGCGCAGGCAAGACCGTGGTGGGCCTCGCCCTCATGGCCCACTACCGGACGAGCACCCTCATCCTCACCCCCAACGTCGCCGCCGCCCACCAGTGGATCGACGAGATCCTCGACAAGACCACCCTCACCGAAGACCAGATCGCCGAGTACACCGGCGAGTCCAAGGACATAAAACCCGTCACCGTCGCCACCTACCACATCCTCACCTGGCGACCCGACCACACCCAGGAGTACTACCCCCACTTCGACCTCTTCCTCGCCCGCAACTGGGGCCTCATCATCTACGACGAAGTCCACCTCCTCCCCGCCCCGGTCTTCCGCATCACCGCGGAACTCCAGGCGAAACGCCGCTGCGGCCTCACCGCCACCCTTGTGCGCGAAGACGGCAAGGAACGCCACCTCTTCGCCCTCGTGGGACCCAAGCGCTACGACATCCCCTGGAAAGACGTGGAGGCCCAGGGCTGGATCGCCGAGGCCCTCTGCTACGAGATCCGCATACCCCTCCCCGAGGACCTCCGACTCGCCTACATCGCCGCAGACCAGCGGAAGAAGCACACCATCGCGAGCACCAACCCCCTCAAGGACCGCGTCGTGGCCGCGCTCCTCGAGCGACACGCAGACCTTCCCACCCTCATCATAGGCCAGTACCTTAACCAGCTTGAACGCATCGCCCGCACCCTCGGCCTTCCCCTCATCACCGGCCGTACCCCCAACAGGGAACGGGAACGCCTCTACCGCGAGTTCAAGGAAGGCCGCATCACGCGCCTCGTAGTCTCCCGCGTCGCCAACTTCTCCATCGACCTCCCCGACGCCGCGGTCGCCATTCAGGTCTCCGGCACCTTCGGATCCCGCCAGGAGGAGGCCCAGCGCCTCGGCCGCATCCTCAGACCGAAACACCACCACGCCTACTTCTATACGATTGTGACGCGTGATACACTGGAAGAACACTTCGCCGCCAACCGGCAGCGATTCCTCACCGAACAGGGCTACCGCTACCAGATGGAGCTATGGAGCGAAGACGAGCTGACATAG
- a CDS encoding RnfABCDGE type electron transport complex subunit D, with protein MDLKIFQKQPPMRKVLLSLVPIFLWAAYFYGVWLAALALVVFPVGVAVEYLMERRRGRKVSEAVLVTCSLFLLSLPPAVPLWVAAIGIAFGVFMAKEVYGGFGRNVFNPAIAGRLFVYITFPTLMTRSWLKPGAFGLLPDALTSATPLDAIRAGTLPSLPDMLLGLHPGSMGESALPLILLAGIYLVATRTASWRIMLSTLGGALLLSAGLHYAGLPGAAPPHYTLLAGSLLFVAVFMATDPVTAPNNPRAHWLYGLLIGAVVVLVRTFSLFSEGTSFAVLLANAVAPLLDELLPRRPAAARRPAPKGGAA; from the coding sequence GTGGACCTGAAGATCTTTCAGAAACAGCCGCCCATGAGGAAGGTGCTCCTCTCGCTCGTTCCCATCTTCCTGTGGGCCGCGTACTTCTACGGCGTATGGCTCGCCGCCCTCGCCCTGGTGGTGTTTCCCGTGGGCGTGGCGGTGGAGTACCTCATGGAGAGGCGGAGGGGGAGGAAGGTGAGTGAAGCGGTCCTGGTGACCTGCAGCCTCTTCCTCCTCTCCCTCCCTCCCGCCGTCCCGCTCTGGGTGGCGGCCATTGGGATCGCCTTCGGCGTGTTCATGGCGAAGGAGGTCTACGGAGGGTTCGGCCGCAATGTCTTCAACCCAGCCATCGCGGGCAGGCTCTTCGTCTACATCACCTTCCCCACCCTCATGACCCGCTCCTGGCTTAAGCCCGGCGCCTTCGGCCTGCTCCCCGACGCCCTCACCTCGGCCACTCCCCTCGACGCCATCCGGGCCGGCACCCTTCCCTCGCTCCCCGACATGCTCCTCGGCCTGCACCCCGGCAGCATGGGCGAGTCGGCCCTCCCCCTCATCCTCCTCGCAGGCATCTACCTCGTGGCCACCAGGACCGCGAGTTGGCGGATCATGCTCTCCACCCTGGGAGGCGCTCTCCTCCTCTCCGCGGGCCTCCACTACGCCGGCCTCCCCGGCGCCGCCCCGCCCCATTACACCCTCCTCGCCGGCAGCCTCCTCTTCGTGGCGGTCTTCATGGCCACCGACCCCGTCACCGCCCCCAACAACCCCCGCGCCCACTGGCTCTACGGCCTGCTCATCGGTGCGGTGGTGGTCCTCGTCCGCACCTTCTCCCTCTTCTCAGAGGGCACCAGCTTCGCCGTGCTCCTCGCCAACGCCGTCGCCCCGCTCCTCGACGAGCTTCTCCCACGCCGCCCGGCGGCCGCCCGCCGCCCGGCCCCGAAAGGAGGCGCCGCATGA
- a CDS encoding AMP-binding protein yields MVHIERKTLSDLVLAAAKEYAERPAFDLFWNGRLEEPVTYAQLGARSTGVASLLRALGVGPGDRVMILAENRPGWPVAYFGISLAGAISVPVLLDFSTDQVREVASHAGVRVVCATERSLEKLREAGLLEGDLPVLLIDSMDDAGLEVLEGGERRRREYAPDFTPVFPDPDETASLIYTSGTTGHSKGVMLSHASLVFEVEASRSIFKAYPRDRFFSVLPLAHTYECTIGMLIATASGARTTYLGRPPTASVLLPALHEVRPTVMLTVPLIIEKIYRTKVKPSLESHPLYRFPLTRPLATKIAGRKLLASLGGAIRFFGIGGAALAPDVEAFLKASGFPYAIGYGLTETAPLVAGSSVGKTVLRSTGPALKGVEVRIVDQEGRVVGGVGAPRDARPGAEGEIQVRGPNVMKGYYRDPERTREAFTEDGWFRTGDLGAMDRKGRLFIKGRLKSVIVGPSGENIYPEEIESLLNLSDYVEESLVYEGEKGELVALIVLSERAKTLYAALEDGIKEAGRAAQEGVHEVTREVGEFVQQVTSAAKEGTEQVRRGVEDVVKELVAMVNRRLPGFSRIRKVEIREEPLEKTATHKIRRFLYTTQRDGNDRQTS; encoded by the coding sequence ATGGTACACATCGAGAGAAAGACCTTGAGCGACCTGGTTCTTGCAGCGGCGAAGGAGTACGCGGAGCGGCCGGCGTTCGACTTGTTCTGGAACGGGCGCCTTGAGGAGCCGGTGACGTACGCCCAACTGGGTGCGAGGAGCACGGGGGTGGCCTCTCTACTCCGTGCCCTGGGCGTCGGGCCGGGGGACCGGGTGATGATCCTCGCCGAGAACAGGCCGGGCTGGCCTGTGGCCTATTTCGGTATTTCCTTGGCGGGCGCGATATCCGTGCCGGTGCTCCTCGACTTCTCCACCGACCAGGTGAGGGAGGTGGCCTCCCACGCAGGGGTACGCGTGGTGTGTGCCACGGAGCGGTCACTCGAGAAGCTGCGCGAGGCAGGGCTCCTCGAGGGAGATCTCCCCGTGCTGCTCATCGACAGTATGGACGATGCCGGCCTCGAAGTCCTCGAAGGAGGGGAGCGGAGGCGTAGGGAGTACGCGCCGGACTTCACTCCGGTCTTCCCCGATCCGGATGAGACCGCTTCCCTCATCTACACCTCGGGCACCACGGGGCACAGCAAGGGGGTGATGCTCTCCCACGCCAGTCTGGTCTTCGAGGTGGAGGCCTCGCGTTCCATCTTCAAGGCCTATCCCAGGGACAGGTTCTTCTCGGTTCTTCCTCTCGCTCACACCTACGAGTGTACCATCGGGATGCTCATCGCCACGGCGAGCGGGGCGCGTACCACTTATCTCGGAAGGCCGCCCACGGCGAGCGTCCTCCTCCCCGCCTTGCATGAGGTACGGCCTACGGTGATGCTCACCGTGCCCCTCATCATAGAGAAGATCTATCGCACCAAGGTGAAACCATCCCTCGAGTCCCATCCCCTCTATCGATTTCCCCTCACCCGTCCGCTCGCGACGAAGATCGCGGGCCGGAAGCTCCTGGCCTCCCTCGGCGGGGCGATCCGGTTCTTCGGTATCGGGGGAGCCGCCCTTGCACCTGATGTGGAGGCGTTCCTGAAGGCCTCGGGCTTCCCCTATGCCATAGGCTATGGGCTCACCGAGACCGCCCCGCTGGTGGCAGGTTCCTCGGTGGGCAAGACGGTGCTCCGGTCCACCGGACCTGCCCTCAAAGGGGTGGAGGTGAGGATCGTGGATCAAGAGGGGAGGGTCGTGGGGGGTGTGGGAGCGCCGAGGGATGCCCGGCCCGGTGCTGAAGGAGAGATCCAGGTCCGGGGTCCCAACGTGATGAAGGGCTACTACCGTGATCCGGAGCGGACCAGGGAGGCCTTCACCGAGGACGGGTGGTTCAGGACCGGGGATCTGGGGGCCATGGACCGCAAGGGCCGGCTCTTCATCAAGGGGAGGCTCAAGTCGGTGATCGTGGGGCCTTCGGGGGAAAACATCTACCCCGAGGAGATCGAGTCGCTCCTCAACCTCTCCGACTACGTGGAAGAGTCGTTGGTATACGAGGGCGAGAAGGGAGAACTCGTGGCCCTCATCGTGTTGAGCGAGAGGGCGAAGACCCTCTATGCCGCGCTCGAAGACGGGATAAAGGAGGCCGGGAGGGCGGCTCAGGAAGGGGTGCACGAGGTGACGAGGGAGGTGGGTGAGTTCGTCCAGCAGGTGACTTCGGCTGCAAAGGAAGGGACGGAGCAGGTGAGGAGAGGGGTGGAGGACGTGGTGAAGGAACTGGTGGCGATGGTGAATCGCCGGCTGCCGGGGTTCTCCCGCATACGGAAGGTCGAGATCAGGGAGGAGCCGCTCGAGAAGACGGCCACCCATAAGATCCGCCGTTTCCTCTATACCACGCAGCGCGACGGGAACGACAGGCAGACGAGCTAA
- the lipA gene encoding lipoyl synthase translates to MEELRKPEWLKIDLGLSPEHKKVRRELARHGLHTVCEEARCPNLHECWGRYRTATFLLLGEVCTRRCRFCAVGHGRPCPPDPEEPARVAQVVARLGIRHVVLTMVTRDDLPDGGAGHVAAAVREVRKASPGVRVEILTSDFRGDLAALETVLESRPEIMSHNVETVRRLTPRVRSGASYERSLAFLREAGLRVREYGGFLKSSFMVGLGETEEEVKETLHDLRAAGVQMVNIGQYLQPTKEHLPVARYWSPEEFDRLRDYALSLGFIACSAGPKVRSSYHAEETVRMLGGGDPA, encoded by the coding sequence ATGGAAGAGCTGAGAAAGCCCGAGTGGCTCAAGATAGATCTGGGACTTTCGCCCGAGCACAAGAAGGTGAGGCGTGAGCTCGCCCGGCACGGGCTCCACACGGTCTGTGAGGAGGCGCGGTGCCCCAACCTGCACGAGTGCTGGGGCCGCTACCGCACGGCCACGTTCCTGCTGTTGGGAGAGGTGTGCACCCGGCGGTGCAGGTTCTGTGCCGTGGGCCACGGCAGGCCGTGCCCCCCCGACCCGGAGGAGCCGGCCCGGGTGGCGCAGGTGGTGGCCCGGCTCGGGATTCGGCACGTGGTGCTCACCATGGTGACGAGGGACGACCTGCCGGACGGTGGGGCGGGGCATGTGGCGGCCGCGGTGAGAGAGGTGCGGAAGGCCTCTCCGGGTGTGAGGGTGGAGATCCTCACCTCGGACTTCAGAGGGGATCTCGCGGCCCTCGAGACGGTGCTCGAGAGCCGGCCCGAGATCATGAGCCACAACGTGGAGACCGTGCGCAGGCTCACCCCCAGGGTGCGCTCCGGTGCGAGCTACGAGCGCTCCCTCGCCTTCCTCAGGGAGGCGGGGCTGCGGGTGAGGGAGTATGGCGGGTTCCTCAAGTCGAGCTTCATGGTGGGGCTCGGGGAGACCGAGGAGGAGGTGAAGGAGACCCTCCACGACCTTAGGGCCGCGGGCGTGCAGATGGTGAACATAGGCCAGTACCTCCAGCCCACGAAGGAGCACCTCCCCGTGGCGCGGTACTGGAGCCCTGAGGAGTTCGACCGGCTGAGGGACTACGCCCTCTCCCTGGGGTTCATCGCCTGCAGCGCGGGCCCCAAGGTCCGCTCGAGCTACCACGCCGAGGAGACCGTCCGGATGCTGGGGGGCGGCGATCCGGCGTGA
- the speB gene encoding agmatinase: protein MRYPHFLYTEIPNSLASEAFFHVIPVPYERTTSFGKGAARGPSGILEASGQLEVWDGWGIPADAGIHTGGPVKVHTPERMVREVAARMRPALRSGSVPVLLGGEHTVSVGAWEALAERFGPGEVGIVQIDAHADLRDTYEGSRFSHACVMRRALDHGFRIFQAGVRSLSPEEVALRRELAGSQVFWQDAPELRKAGATLALPPDFPQNVYLTIDVDGFDPSVVWETGTPEPGGLFWYEVLDFIERVAEAHPIVGFDVVELAPAKGSHVGAFVAARLVYQVMGIVFRHLPRR, encoded by the coding sequence ATGCGCTATCCCCACTTCCTCTACACGGAGATCCCCAATAGTTTGGCCTCTGAGGCCTTCTTCCACGTGATCCCGGTGCCCTATGAGCGCACCACATCCTTCGGCAAGGGAGCGGCCCGGGGGCCGTCTGGGATCCTCGAGGCCTCGGGCCAACTCGAGGTATGGGACGGGTGGGGCATCCCGGCGGATGCAGGGATCCACACCGGAGGGCCAGTGAAGGTCCACACTCCTGAACGCATGGTCCGTGAGGTGGCGGCCCGGATGCGGCCGGCTCTTCGTTCGGGGAGTGTGCCCGTCCTCCTCGGCGGGGAACACACGGTCTCGGTGGGGGCGTGGGAGGCCTTGGCGGAACGTTTCGGGCCCGGAGAAGTGGGTATCGTACAGATCGACGCCCATGCGGACCTGCGAGACACCTACGAGGGCTCCCGTTTCAGTCATGCGTGCGTGATGCGCAGGGCGCTCGATCACGGGTTCCGCATCTTCCAGGCAGGGGTGAGGAGCCTCTCTCCCGAGGAGGTGGCGCTCCGGAGGGAGTTGGCTGGAAGTCAGGTGTTCTGGCAGGATGCCCCCGAGCTGCGGAAGGCCGGTGCGACCCTCGCCCTTCCTCCCGACTTCCCTCAGAACGTGTACCTCACCATCGACGTGGATGGGTTCGATCCCTCGGTGGTATGGGAGACCGGGACCCCTGAGCCCGGCGGCCTCTTCTGGTACGAGGTGCTCGACTTCATCGAGCGGGTGGCTGAGGCGCACCCCATCGTGGGATTCGACGTGGTGGAGCTGGCCCCTGCGAAGGGGAGTCACGTGGGGGCCTTCGTGGCCGCACGCCTCGTGTATCAGGTGATGGGGATCGTCTTCCGGCATCTACCCCGGCGGTAG